The Bacillota bacterium DNA segment ATAGGTTCTTCCAGAACGGATGGGGAAGCGGATGTATAATCACCGAGAACCGAGCAGTTGATTTCACGCAGTGCAGTGACTGCTTTTTCAACAAGTATATTAACTGCGAATGACCCGGCAAAATCTATAGCATCGATTAATGAAGATCTATCTGCTGCTTTTTTGATGCCTACGCTTGATCCTAAATTTGCGGGTTTAACGATAACAGGGTATGTTAGTGTATTTTCAATGTTTTCAATGATTTTGCTGTTATTAGACGTCCAGTCGCGTGCCGTGAAAGATATGAAGTCTACGACAGGAAGGTCACAATGGCGCAGGATTTGTTTCATTACGACTTTATCCATGCCAACAGCAGATGATATAACATCACAGCCGACATAAGGGATTCTTACGCTTTCAAGAAGACCGGCAACCGTTCCATCCTCACAATTAGTTCCGTGAACGACGGGGAAAGCAACGTCGATCCTTATTTTTAGAGGTGCTTTGAAGGTTTTATGTTTTGTTCCGTATAGGAATACTTCTCCGCCGCTGCGCATCAGCGCCACTTCTTCACATTGTGAAAGCAGAGCGGGTATGTCTTTAAAATTTTCAACAACAGTAAGTGCCTCACCAGTATAAAGTGTGGCATCTTTAGAAATGTAAACAGGGGTCACGTCATATGTCGAACGGTCGATAGCATGTATCGTCTGAAGGGCGGATATAACGGATATTTCATGCTCAACGGAAACGCCGCCAAACAGAACGGCTACATTGGTTTTCATTTAGGTTCCTCCTATATCAGTTTTCTTCGTAATT contains these protein-coding regions:
- a CDS encoding D-alanine--D-alanine ligase family protein, with amino-acid sequence MKTNVAVLFGGVSVEHEISVISALQTIHAIDRSTYDVTPVYISKDATLYTGEALTVVENFKDIPALLSQCEEVALMRSGGEVFLYGTKHKTFKAPLKIRIDVAFPVVHGTNCEDGTVAGLLESVRIPYVGCDVISSAVGMDKVVMKQILRHCDLPVVDFISFTARDWTSNNSKIIENIENTLTYPVIVKPANLGSSVGIKKAADRSSLIDAIDFAGSFAVNILVEKAVTALREINCSVLGDYTSASPSVLEEPIQSDEILSYNDKYVSKGGGKGMSGAKRKCPAELPEDLTNEIQALAVSAFHALGASGVSRIDFLIDTSDNNHVYINEINTIPGSLSFYLWEATGKSFTKLTSELIDLAFKRERERENLTFTYNSNIFALQGVKGFSGKK